The Streptomyces kanamyceticus DNA segment ACGTCGGCGCGGCGCCTGATCCGCTTGACCTTCCACGAGTCGGCGACCGTCCAGATGCCGAGCGCCTCACCGTCCCTGACGACCCAGACCGGGCTCGGCACCAGGGTGCCGTCCTTCCGGTAGCTGCTGACCAGCAGGTACTTTCCCGTGCTGAGCCGGGTGACCAGTTCGTCGTCCATGCCGGGAGTCTAGGCGGGGAGTTCAGGCCGCAGGCCCCGCGACCTCCGCCCGGCCCGCACCGACCGCACCGCCCGCCCGGCCACCACCTCGTAACCGCTTATATTAGTTACATGGAACCGCCCGCGTCCCCCGGCATCCCGATGCGCTCCTTCAGCGGATCGACCTACCGGTTCGACCCGGGCGCGCTCTGTCTGGAGCTGCTGACCACCGGAGGTCCCGGCGAGTTCCGGCGGTTCGAGGTGCTGCACGCGCCCGCCGACCTGCTGGCCTGGGCGGAGCGCTCGCGGCTGACGCCGACGCCCGCGCTGCGGGTCGTCGATGCGCAGGTGGCCGACGCGCGGCGCCTGCGGGACGCGCTGTTCCAGGTGGCCACCGCCCGCGCCCTCGACGAGCCCGCGCCCTCCGAGGACATCGCCGTCCTCAACGAGGCGGCCGCCCGCCCGCCCCTGACGCCCGTCATCGACCCCGACGGCATGCGCGGCTGGGCCGGGACCGCCGACGGCACCCGGCTCCTCGCCACCGTCGCCCATGACGCCGTGGAGCTGCTGACGGGCCCGTACGCGCACCGGATCCGGACGTGCGCCGCCGACAACTGCGCCCTGCTGTACGTCGACACCTCGCGCCCCGGCCGCCGCCGCTGGTGCTCGATGGAGCACTGCGGCAACCGCCACAAGGTACGCACCCTGCGGGCGCGCCGCGCCGAGGAGGGGTGAGGGCCGCGGGGCGCTCCGGGGCGGCTCGCATCGCCTCGGTACCTTCAAGTGTTTCCTTGAAGTAGCCGAGCCGTGGGGGCTTCCCCCGCCATGCCTGTGAAGGGGCCGCCCATGAGCCGTCAGGAGAGCCGTGGAGAGGAACCCAGGGGACTGCGCCCGGTCGATCTGGCGCGGGCCGCGGGCATCTCGACCCAGCAGATCCGCAACTACGCCGACGCCGGAATCCTGCCGCCCGCGCCCCGCTCCCCCGCCGGATACCGCAGGTTCGACGCCCGGCACCGGCAGGCCCTGCTCACCTACCGGGCACTGATCCGCGGCTACGGCCCCGGGCCCGCGCAGGGGATCATGCGGGCCGTGCACGAGGGCGAGGTACCGCGCGCACTCGCCCTCGTCGACGCCGGACACGCCGAGCTGCACGGACAGCGAGGCGCCCTGCGGACCACTGGTGAAGCCCTGGAAGCCGTCGCGGACGAGGGCCCCGGCGCACCGGCCCCACCGCGCTCACGGCTGCGCGTCGGAGAGGTCGCCGCGCACTTGGGCCTGCGCACCTCGACCCTGCGCGTGTGGGAGGCGGCAGGACTCCTGGTTCCGACCCGCGACCCGGTCACGCACTACCGCTCCTACCTGCCCGCCGACGTCCGCGACGCGCGCGTGATCAACATGCTCCGGCAGAGCCACTATCCGCTGCCGCAGATCCGCCCGGTCCTCGACGAGCTGCGCCACAGCGGTGGCGTCGAGGCGCTCCGCACGGCCGTGGCGCGCCGCGCGGAGGCGCTTGACCAGCGCACGCGGGCGATGCTGGAGGGGGCGGGCAGGCTGCACGAGTACCTCGCGGATGGGGTGGAGTGATCCCGCGGCGGCGAGCCGGACCCGCGGCGGGCCTCGGCTACCGGGTGAGGCCCGCGCTCACTCCCCTGGTCAGCTCCAGCTGGCCGTCCTCAAGGTTCCACTTGCCCTTCTGATAGGCGTGGTTGCTCACCCAGAACACCATGATCTTGTCGCGGCGGAACTCCGCGACCGTCGCAAGGGACCAGTCGTTGCCCCCGTCGTGCCAGGCGACCCGGCCGTCGTCGGAGTCGATGACGACCCAGCCGTATCCATAGGACCCGTCGAGCTCGGGTACCCGCACATGCGGGGCGAACAGCTTCCGCTTCGCTGCTTCGGACAGGACAGTGTCACCCATGAGTGCGCGGTGCCAACGGAACATGTCCCGGGCGGTGGAGAGCATCCCGCCGTTGCCGCGCAGGTTCCAGGACGGCCCGTCGGGCGCCCACGGGTGGTCCATCGGCCGCCCCTGCGCGCGGCCGTTCCTGTCGTACTCGACGGCGACCCGCGCACGGTCCCAGGAGGGCAGCACATAGCCGGTGCGGGTCATCCCGGCGGGCCGGAACAGGCGCTCCGCAAGGAAGTGTTCGTAGCGCAGGCCCGAGACCTTCTCGACAACGGCGGCGAGCACGCTGTAACCGACGTTCGAGTAATGGAACTCCTTGCCGGGCGCCGACCGCAGCCGGGCCTTCATCGCCCCGGCCAGCAACCCCGCGCGCGACAGCGGGTCGTAGTCGTCGCCGAGCGACTCCGGCAGGCCCGCCGTGTGCGTAAGGAGTTGGTGCAGGGTGATGCCGCGCTTGTCCTCGGGCACGCGCCCGAGGTACGCGCCGATCCGGTCGCTCGTCCTGAGCCTGCCGTCCGTCTCAAGGCGCAGGACCGCGGCGGCGGTGAACTGTTTGGTGATCGACATGATGTCGTACACGGTGTCGCAGGTCGCGGGCGTCTTCTTCGCACGGTCGGCGAGCCCGCGCCCCGCGCAGTGCCTGAGCTCGCCTCCCCGGGCGGCGGCCACGGTGATGCCAGGCCCCTTGGGGAGCGTCTTGTCGAGGTAGCGGTCGACGGCCCGGTCGACCGGATCACGACGCACGTGCGCCTCTTTGCCGCCCGAGCATCCGGTGACGACGAGCACGAGCAACAGCGCGAGGGGAACCGAGGCGGACCACGCGAGCCTCCCACAAGGCAGACAACAGATGTGCTGCCGAGGCTGACCGCCGCTGACGAGCTCGCTCAACGGATGAGCTGTTCGAGCTTGTGCGAGTTTCCGTACGCGCAGGTCAGCGGGGTGCGCCGGAATCGGAGGGACCCACATGACGCCACCGCCCGTGCCGGAAGGCGCCGCCGGAGAGGCCGCGTTCATGGCCGAGCTGCGCCGCCTCAAGGCCTGGTCGGGCCTGAGCTACCGGGAGTTGGAACGCGCGGCGGCCACCGCGGGCGAGGTGCTGCCGTACTCGACGGCGGCGACCATGCTCGGCCGGGACCGGCTGCCCCGCAAGGCCCTCCTCGTCGCGTTCGTCGTCGCGTGCGGTCTCGACGCCGACGACACCCGGCAGTGGGTGGCCGCCCGCAGGGAACTCGCGGTGGGCGCCCCCGTCGTTCGTGTCGCGGTGCGGCCCGCGCGCCGACGCGGACCCCGCCTGCGGCTCGCGGTCGTCGGCGTCGCCGCGGCCTTCGCCGTGCTCATCGGCGCGGGCGCGGCGACGCTCGGCACGACGACCGTGGAGGAGGAGCGGACGGCGGTGTCCGTGCGGGCGCAGCCCTGACCTCCCCAACATTCCCGACCGAGCCGAGCCGAGCCGCCCCAAGGTTGCCTACGCCCGGTCCGCCTCACGCGGTCCGTACAGCGCGCACTCCGCGCCCGACAGGAGCGCCCAGTAGCGGTCGCCGTACGACCAGTGCCACCACTCCGTGGGGTAGTTGACCAGGCCCGCCGCGGTCAGCGCGGTGCCGAGGATGTCTCGGTGGGCCCGCGCCTCGGGGCCGATGTCGGCCGCGGCCGTGTAGCAGGCGCCCTCGCTCTCCTCCGGGTCGGCGTTCATCCGGGTGCCCAGGTCGAGTTCGCGTCCTTCGGCGTCGGCGAGCGTCAGGTCAACGGCGGCTCCGGCGCTGTGCGGGGCGATGTCGGGCGGGGAGACGTAGCGGCTTGCCGACGCGTGGATCTCCGCGGCGGACCAGTGGGGATGGAGGGCCCGGAGCTGCTCCGCGTACTCCTCGAAGTACGCGCGTTGCAGCGAAGGCGGCCGGTAGCCCTCCACGAAGAGCAGCCGCAGGCCGTCGGGGAGCAGCTTCTCCGCGCGTTCGAGGCGCCGCACCACACCCTCGCGCAGCAGCGCGAACGCGGCCTCGGCGCCTTCCTGTTGACGTGCGTCGACCAGCAGCGAGCTGTCTTCGCGTACGTCGAGAAGGCGCTCCCCGCACTCGCGTACGGGGACGTCGGCGACCCTCGGGTCCGCCATCAGGACGATGTCACTCGTGTTCATGTTCGTATGGGTGCTCATGGAAAGATCATCCCTGCGACGGGCGGGCCACGGGGCGGACACCGGCGCCTGGCGCGTCAACGCGGGGAATCGGCCCGGCGGCGGCCTAGCCTGCCGCAAAGGATCTCACCTGCCCCAGGGAGGTCACTTGTCCCGCACAGGGAGGCATCCTTGCCGTCCAGCCGCGTCCTGCGCCGCCTCGCCCTCACCGCCCTGCTCACCGCGTCACTGATCTCCGCCGCGCCGTCCACCGTCCCGCGCCCGGCGGCACCCGCGCCCTCGCGGGACCGGGGCACCAATCTCCTCGTCGTCGGCCTCGACCGCAGGACCGGCATGTCCCGCTCCGACATCCAGCGGCTGCACGTCGGCGGCAAGGAATGCGACTGCACCGACGTGATGATGCTGGTCCACATCGCCCCGGGCGGGCGGCGGCTCGGCGTCGTGTCCATTCCCCGTGACTCGTACGTGCCGTTCGCGCGGCACGACGGCCACGGCCCGCACAGCGGGAAGATCAACGGGGCCTTCGCGGAGGGCGGTGCCGACCTCGCCGTACGGACCGTCGAGAAGGCCACCGGCGTCCCCATCGATCACTACCTGGAGGCCGACTTCCTCGGCTTCGTCGAGGCCGTCGACCGGCTGGGCGGCGCCGAGGTGTGCACCTCGACTCCGCTGTCCGACCTCAACTCCGGCCTGGACCTTGCGCCCGGCACCCATGCCGTCGACGGCGGCACGGCGCTGCGCTACGTACGGGCCCGCCATGTCTCACCGCCCGGCGACCTCGGCCGGGTCCGCCGCCAGCAGCGCCTCCTCCTCGGCATGCTGGCCCGGCTCTCCGACGCGGGCGCGTTCACCGATCCCCTGGCCACAGGGCGCACGGCCCGCGCCCTCGCGCGCAGCGTGCGCACCGACGAGAACACCTCGCTGGGCACGCTCTACGCGTGGGGGCGCGCACTGCGCCGTCTCGACCTCGCGCACACCGAGTTCGCGACCGTCCCGATGTCCGACTTCGACCACCAGGTGCCCGGCTGGGGCTCGACGCTGCTGTGGGACGAGCCGCGCGCCAAGGCGTTGTTCGACGCGGTGCGCGAGGACCGGTCGCTGGTCCAGGGTCGCCCGGCGAAGGCCGTCCCCGTGGACCAGCGGCCGGGGACCGTCCGCGTGCGCGTCGACGATCCGGCGACCGCCGACGGGCTGCGGGCCAACGGCTTCGACGTGCGCGCCGTCGATCCCTCGGCGGGCCGGGCCGCGGGTCCGACGGTCATCACGTACGACCCGGTCCAGGCCCGCTACGTCGACACGCTCGCCGCCGCGCTGCCCGGCTCCCGGCTGCGCCAGGTCACCGGTCAAGGGCCGGTCTTCCGGGTCGCGGTGGGCGCCGCGAAGCAACAGGTGGCGAAGGTGACGTACGACCGGAGCATGGTGGAGGGCGCGCCCGTCACCGGCGATCGGCTGCGCTGCGGCTGACTCAGGGGCGCGCGTCCTCCAGGGCTTCGGCGAGCGAGGTGGCGAAGCGGGCGTGTTGCCGTGCGCTGGGCGGCAGTTCGGGGTTCCACGGCAGCGTCCGGATGCCCGGGCCGAGGGCGTCGCCGAGCGGGACGGCGTTGGAGCGCACATCGGTCAGGACCAGGTCGGGTTCGAGGGCGGCAGCCTCGGCCCAGGTGGTCGTGGACCAGTTGGCGCCCTGCCCGGGTTCGGGGTCGACGAGTCCGACGCCGAGCCCGGCGAGCGCGGCCAGATCGGGCCAGGCGTACGGCCGCGCCAGGTGCACGGTGTCGGGGCCCGCCGGAGAGAGCGCGAGCACGCGCGGCCGTGCGCGGCCGCCCGCCGCCGCGGTCAACCTCTGCTCGGCGACGGCGAGTTCGGCGTCCTCCTCGGGCTTTTCGGCGGCGCCGAGGCTCTGCGCGAGGGCGGTCAGGCGCCCCCTGATTCCGGCGAGGCTGCGCCCGTGCCCGATGTCGAGCACGACGACCGGCACCTGTTCCTCCAGGTGCTTGGCGGCCTCGGGGTCGATGCCGTAGACCTGTCCGCCGCCATAGGTGACCGCGACGACGAGGTCGGGCCCTGCGGCGACAAGGGCGTCCAGGTCCAGTGCGGAACCGGCGCCGAAGTAGCCCAGGCCGTCCAGCGGGAGGCTGCCCGCCTTGGCGGGATCCGGTACGGCGGGATCGTCGTGCGCGGAGCCGAAGACACCCGCCGGACGTATGCCGTGGTCGTACAGGGCCGCGCCCGTGGGTAGGTAGGCGACCGGCCTCGCCGGGCGTGCCGCGGCCCTCACCAGGTGATCCCGGTCGTCGGTGAACTCCCAGTACCCGGCCGTGTCGTGTGCCATGGTGTCCGACTCCTCCTGCTCCCGCTGCTCCCGCGCCGCGGCCTGCCCCGCCGTGGCCGTACCGGTGCTACCTGCCCTGGCGCGCGCCCCGGTACACGAGACCGCTACCGGCCGGTGCCGCGGAAGCGGTTGATGGCGGACTCGTGGCGGGCTCGCGTCTCCGGGTTCTCGACACCGAGGTTCTCCTCGGGCGCGAGACACAGGACACCCACCTTGCCGCTGTGCCGGTTGCGGTGCACCTCACGCACGGCCTCTCCGGTCGCGGCGAGCGGGAAGACCTCCGAGAGGGTGGGGTGGATCTTGCCCTTGGCGATCAGGCGGTTGGCCTCCCAGGCCTCGCGGTAGTTGGCGAAGTGGGAGCCGATGATGCGCTTGAGGGACATCCACAGGTAGCGGTTGTCGTACTCGTGCATGTAGCCCGAGGTGGAGGCGCAGGTGGTGATGGTGCCACCCTTGCGGGTGACGTAGACGCTGGCGCCGAAGGTCTCGCGGCCTGGGTGCTCGAAGACGATGTCGATGTCCTCGCCGCCGGTGAACTCGCGGATGCGCTTGCCGAAGCGCTTCCACTCCTTGGGTCCTGGGTGCGCTCGTCCTTCCAGAACCGGTAGCCCTCGGCGCTGCGGTCGATGATCGCCTCGGCGCCCATGGAGCGGCAGATGTCGGCCTTCTGCTCGCTGGAGACGACACAGATCGGGTTGGCGCCGCCGGCGAGCGCGAACTGCGTGGCGTAGGAGCCGAGGCCGCCGCTCGCGCCCCAGATCAGCACGTTGTCGCCCTGCTTCATGTCGGCGCCGTTGCGCGAGACGAGCTGGCGGTACGCGGTGGAGTTCACCAGGCCCGAGCAGGCGGCCTCCTCCCAACTCAGGTGGCCCGGCTTGGGCATGAGCTGGTTGGACTTGACGAGCGCGATCTCGGCGAGGCCGCCGAAGTTCGTCTCGAAGCCCCAGATGCGCTGCTCGGGGTCGAGCATCGTGTCGCTGTGGCCCTCCGCGCTCTCCAGTTCCACCGACAGACAGTGCGCCACCACCCGGTCACCCGGCTTCCAGCGACGCACGCCGGGTCCGGTGCACAGCACCACTCCCGACAGGTCGAACCGAGCACGTGGTAGGGCAGGTTGTGCCGCTCCCCCTCGGGCCGTGACTGCCCGTAGCGCTCCAGGAAGGTGAAGGTGGGCAGCGGTTCGAAGAGGGAACTCCACACCGTGTTGTAGTTGACGGAACTCGCCATCACGGCGATCAGCGCCTCCCCAGGACCCGGTCCGGTGTCGGCACGGACTCGATGTGCAGGGATTTGCGGGGTCCTTGTCCTGGCTCGCGAGGCCTTCGAACATTCCGACCTCCTCTTGAGGACGACCGCTCCGCGATAGGACTCGGGCACCGCGAGCGCGGCGAAATCCTCGGTGCGGGCGTCTTCGGAGAGCGCGGCACTGACAATGGCTTCCACAGGGGCCCCTATTCCGGCGTGCCGACAGATGACGGCAATTGACGAGAGGTGGTGACGGGCGACAGCCACGTCGACTGTACGAAGGGTGAACCCCTGTCAGAACCCCTAACCCTGAGGGCGCCGCAGGCATGTCGGACCCGTCGGATGCCCCTTGAGCACAGGGGTCGGAGGGGCCCAATAGGGGTTCAGAGCGCCTCTTTGCTCCGCATACCGTGGTGGCGCCATGTGTGCATGGCCGCATACGAAATCACCGGACAGTGAGGCGGAGGTGCTCCGCAGAGTGCGGGGAACTCCGGTGAGGAGCTGAGGAATGCACGAAACAGATCGGGCGAACGACTTGTGGGCAAGGCGATTTCACCCCGTCGAAGATGCGGATTCCCGCGTGGTCTTCTTTCCGCACGCCGGCGGCTCCGCACCTTTCTTCCACCCCTTTTCGGCGATGCTCGCCACCCACGGCATCGACGTACTGAGCCTGCAGTACCCCGGCAGGCAGGAGCGGCGCGAGGAGCCCGCCGTCGATTCCCTTCCCGAGCTCGTGGACGGGATCTTCGCGGCGCTGCGGAGCTGGCAGGACCGGCCGCTGGTGCTGATGGGGCACAGCATGGGGGCGGTCCTCGCCCACGAGGTGGCGCGGAAGTTCGAGCAGTCGACGCAGGGGACCCCGCTGGGCCTGATCGTGTCCGGGCGCCGTGCTCCGTCGGTCTACCGGGAGGAGAACGCCCACAAGCTGGACGACGCCGCGTTCATCGCCGAGATACGCGGCCTCAGCGGCACGGCGGCGCCCCTTCTGGAGGACGCCGAACTGCTCCGCATGATCCTTCCCGCGCTGCGCGCCGACTACAAGGCGGTCGAGACCCACGAGCCCGATCCGCTGCCGCTGCTCCGCTGCCCGGTGGGTGTCGTCACCGGGGAATCGGACCCGCGCGTCTCCCCGGCGGAGGCCCGCGCCTGGGAGAAGCACACCACCTCGTCCCTGCACTACCGCAGCTTCACGGGCGGTCACTTCTTCCTCAACGACCATCGGTCCGCGGTGTGCGACACGGTCGTGGAGTTCGTGGGCGCCTTCGGCAAGGAGGCCGCGGCCGCGCGCTGAGCGGCCCGGACACGGGGCCCGCACCGAAAAGTGCCGCGACACCGCCTGGACAACAGGCGGTGCCGCGGCTCGGTCGGTCGTCTGGAACCGGGGGAATCCTCAGGCGACCGAGTCAGTGACCCCCGCTTCCGTGGGGGCGTCCTCGGAGTCCTTCGGCGGCACGGCGGCCGTGCGCGGCATGAAGGCGAGGGCGAGCAGGGCGGCGACGAGGGCGATGCCGGAGCAGACGAACAGCAGCGTGTGCATCGCGTCGACGAAGGCGTCGCGGACCGCTGTGAGCATCGCCGCGTCGTGCATCTTCTCGGCGACGGCGACGCCGGTGGAGACGCTGCGTCCGACCGCGTCCTCGATCTCCTGGGGGGTGTTCGCCAGGTCGAGGTTGCCCCGGTAGGAGGCGCTGGCCACGGAGCCGAGCACCGCAACACCGATCGCGCCGCCGACCTGGCGCAGGGCCTGCACGACGGCGGAGCCGACGCCGCTGCGCTCCTTGGAGAGCGTGTTGAGCGCCGCCGCCATGGCCCGGGTCATCGCGAGGCCGAGGCCCGCGCCCATGATCACGAGCCAGACCGCGACGTATCCGTAGCCCGTCGACGTCTCGGTGTAGGTGCCCATGAACAGGCCGACGCTCACCAGGAGGAAGCCGAGGGCGGGCACGGCGCGCGGACCCAACTGGGCGGGCATCTTGTTGATGACGCTGGCGCCGACCAGCAGACCGCCGATCATCGGAAGGAGCCGCAGACCGGTGCCGAGGGAGTCGGCACCCTGCACGCCCTGGAAGTACTGCGGCAGCGCGAACATCAGGCCGAACATCGCGAAGCTGACGACGGTGCTGAGGATGGATCCCCAGACGAAGCCCCGGCCGCGGAAGAGCGTCAGGTCCACCAGCGGATCATGTCCGGCCGCGGCGACCCTGCGCTCCCACACCACGAACAGGACGAGGGCGACCGCGCCGGCCAGCAGGGAGATCGCCGTCTCGCTGCTGCCCCAGCCCTTCTCGCCCGCCTCGATGGCCCCGTACGTCAGGGCGGCCAGGCCGACGCTGGAGATCACGACGCCCACCACGTCGATGCCGACGCGGTCCTTGCTGCGCGATTCGGGGACCAGCTTGATCACGGCGATGACGCCGAGGGCCACCAGCGGCACGTTGATGAGGAAGACGGAACCCCACCAGAAGTGATTGAGCAGCGCGCCGCCGATGATGGGTCCCAGCGGGAGGCCCAGCATCTGCGAGACCGCCACGACGCCGATCGCCTTGGTCCGTTCCGCCTCCGACTCGAAGATGTTCAGGAGCACGGAGGTGGAGAGCGGCACCAGGAACGCCGCGGCCAGGCCGAGCGTCGCACGGGCGGCGATCAGCTGTTCCGCCGATCCTGAGTACGCGCACCACAGCGAGGCGCCGCCGAACAGCAGGAGGGAGGCGACGAGGAGCTTCTTGCGTCCGAACTTGTCGCCCAACAGGCCGGCGGGGAGCAGCACCGCGGCCAGCACGAGGGTGAAGGCGTCGACGACCCACTGCAGTTCGCTGGTGGAGGCGTTGAGATCAGCACTGACAGTGGGCAGTGCGACATTGAGAATCGTCGCGTCCACACCCACCGTCAGCAGACTGACCCCAATAGCTGCCAGGGCCCACCACTTGCGGGTCTCCTGATTGCTCATAACGGCATCCCGTCCGATTCCTCATCCGAATTCCCTTGCTGGTCGGCGCGGTTGACGGCCTCCCAGCGCTTCCACATGGGCTCCGCCTCCGAGTGGAGCCAGGTGAACATGCGATGCGCACCGCGCACCCGTGCCGCCCGTGCCTCTCCCTCGGGGAACAGGCGCAGCCCTTCGGCCGTGATGTCCACGAAGGACGTCATGCTCTCCAGGCGCCGCTTGAGCACGCCGGACCACGCGTCCTCGGTGATCCGGTAGTACGTGGCGCGCTCTCCGCTGCGGGTGACCGCCTCGACCATGCGTGCCTCGGTGAGCAGCCGCAGCGTGTTCGTCAGGGACGCGCGGCTGGCCTGGACCGCCGTGGCGATCTGTGCGGCGCTCTGTTCCGCGGGGTCGCACACCATGAGCCAGCCCATCGTCCGGCCCATGATCGGCGGCCATCCCGCCTGCTGCATGAACCAAGACGCCACTCGCTCGATCCAGGCCAGCACTTCTTCTTCGGGTCCCGCGCCCTGGTTCCGCGGCTCGGGTCCCGGCTCCTGGTCGGCTCTCGGCGACAAGATGCAGCACCTCCTAGTTCTTACAGCACGTTCTAGTTGTTTCAGTCATCACTGTAATCACGAGACGCGGCGAAGGGAAGCGGAATGACGCGGCGAGTCGTCCCCGCCGCGTCAAAGTTCCGTCAATGCCGCTCAGGAGGCGGCGTTCACCGTCGTCCGTGCCGCGTCCCGCTCCTCGTCGGTGAGCGTGGGCCCGTCCGGGAGGCCCAGCTCCCCGGCCCGCGAGAGCGCCTGCTGCACCTCGGGGTCCTGGAGGGCGTCGGCGGCTCCCGAAAGGGTGTTGACCTGCAACGCGGCGGCGCACACCAGAGGGTCGCCGAGCGCCGCGGCGCCGATCACGTCCGCCTGGCGGCGACGGTCGTCGGCGTGCCGGGTCAGCCGTGGGTCATCGGTCCTGGCGAACA contains these protein-coding regions:
- a CDS encoding MFS transporter; amino-acid sequence: MSNQETRKWWALAAIGVSLLTVGVDATILNVALPTVSADLNASTSELQWVVDAFTLVLAAVLLPAGLLGDKFGRKKLLVASLLLFGGASLWCAYSGSAEQLIAARATLGLAAAFLVPLSTSVLLNIFESEAERTKAIGVVAVSQMLGLPLGPIIGGALLNHFWWGSVFLINVPLVALGVIAVIKLVPESRSKDRVGIDVVGVVISSVGLAALTYGAIEAGEKGWGSSETAISLLAGAVALVLFVVWERRVAAAGHDPLVDLTLFRGRGFVWGSILSTVVSFAMFGLMFALPQYFQGVQGADSLGTGLRLLPMIGGLLVGASVINKMPAQLGPRAVPALGFLLVSVGLFMGTYTETSTGYGYVAVWLVIMGAGLGLAMTRAMAAALNTLSKERSGVGSAVVQALRQVGGAIGVAVLGSVASASYRGNLDLANTPQEIEDAVGRSVSTGVAVAEKMHDAAMLTAVRDAFVDAMHTLLFVCSGIALVAALLALAFMPRTAAVPPKDSEDAPTEAGVTDSVA
- a CDS encoding GbsR/MarR family transcriptional regulator; the protein is MSPRADQEPGPEPRNQGAGPEEEVLAWIERVASWFMQQAGWPPIMGRTMGWLMVCDPAEQSAAQIATAVQASRASLTNTLRLLTEARMVEAVTRSGERATYYRITEDAWSGVLKRRLESMTSFVDITAEGLRLFPEGEARAARVRGAHRMFTWLHSEAEPMWKRWEAVNRADQQGNSDEESDGMPL
- a CDS encoding MerR family transcriptional regulator; translated protein: MSRQESRGEEPRGLRPVDLARAAGISTQQIRNYADAGILPPAPRSPAGYRRFDARHRQALLTYRALIRGYGPGPAQGIMRAVHEGEVPRALALVDAGHAELHGQRGALRTTGEALEAVADEGPGAPAPPRSRLRVGEVAAHLGLRTSTLRVWEAAGLLVPTRDPVTHYRSYLPADVRDARVINMLRQSHYPLPQIRPVLDELRHSGGVEALRTAVARRAEALDQRTRAMLEGAGRLHEYLADGVE
- a CDS encoding LCP family protein; the protein is MPSSRVLRRLALTALLTASLISAAPSTVPRPAAPAPSRDRGTNLLVVGLDRRTGMSRSDIQRLHVGGKECDCTDVMMLVHIAPGGRRLGVVSIPRDSYVPFARHDGHGPHSGKINGAFAEGGADLAVRTVEKATGVPIDHYLEADFLGFVEAVDRLGGAEVCTSTPLSDLNSGLDLAPGTHAVDGGTALRYVRARHVSPPGDLGRVRRQQRLLLGMLARLSDAGAFTDPLATGRTARALARSVRTDENTSLGTLYAWGRALRRLDLAHTEFATVPMSDFDHQVPGWGSTLLWDEPRAKALFDAVREDRSLVQGRPAKAVPVDQRPGTVRVRVDDPATADGLRANGFDVRAVDPSAGRAAGPTVITYDPVQARYVDTLAAALPGSRLRQVTGQGPVFRVAVGAAKQQVAKVTYDRSMVEGAPVTGDRLRCG
- a CDS encoding serine hydrolase domain-containing protein, with amino-acid sequence MRRDPVDRAVDRYLDKTLPKGPGITVAAARGGELRHCAGRGLADRAKKTPATCDTVYDIMSITKQFTAAAVLRLETDGRLRTSDRIGAYLGRVPEDKRGITLHQLLTHTAGLPESLGDDYDPLSRAGLLAGAMKARLRSAPGKEFHYSNVGYSVLAAVVEKVSGLRYEHFLAERLFRPAGMTRTGYVLPSWDRARVAVEYDRNGRAQGRPMDHPWAPDGPSWNLRGNGGMLSTARDMFRWHRALMGDTVLSEAAKRKLFAPHVRVPELDGSYGYGWVVIDSDDGRVAWHDGGNDWSLATVAEFRRDKIMVFWVSNHAYQKGKWNLEDGQLELTRGVSAGLTR
- a CDS encoding thioesterase II family protein, with the translated sequence MHETDRANDLWARRFHPVEDADSRVVFFPHAGGSAPFFHPFSAMLATHGIDVLSLQYPGRQERREEPAVDSLPELVDGIFAALRSWQDRPLVLMGHSMGAVLAHEVARKFEQSTQGTPLGLIVSGRRAPSVYREENAHKLDDAAFIAEIRGLSGTAAPLLEDAELLRMILPALRADYKAVETHEPDPLPLLRCPVGVVTGESDPRVSPAEARAWEKHTTSSLHYRSFTGGHFFLNDHRSAVCDTVVEFVGAFGKEAAAAR
- a CDS encoding CGNR zinc finger domain-containing protein; this encodes MEPPASPGIPMRSFSGSTYRFDPGALCLELLTTGGPGEFRRFEVLHAPADLLAWAERSRLTPTPALRVVDAQVADARRLRDALFQVATARALDEPAPSEDIAVLNEAAARPPLTPVIDPDGMRGWAGTADGTRLLATVAHDAVELLTGPYAHRIRTCAADNCALLYVDTSRPGRRRWCSMEHCGNRHKVRTLRARRAEEG
- a CDS encoding substrate-binding domain-containing protein, yielding MAHDTAGYWEFTDDRDHLVRAAARPARPVAYLPTGAALYDHGIRPAGVFGSAHDDPAVPDPAKAGSLPLDGLGYFGAGSALDLDALVAAGPDLVVAVTYGGGQVYGIDPEAAKHLEEQVPVVVLDIGHGRSLAGIRGRLTALAQSLGAAEKPEEDAELAVAEQRLTAAAGGRARPRVLALSPAGPDTVHLARPYAWPDLAALAGLGVGLVDPEPGQGANWSTTTWAEAAALEPDLVLTDVRSNAVPLGDALGPGIRTLPWNPELPPSARQHARFATSLAEALEDARP
- a CDS encoding M15 family metallopeptidase, giving the protein MSTHTNMNTSDIVLMADPRVADVPVRECGERLLDVREDSSLLVDARQQEGAEAAFALLREGVVRRLERAEKLLPDGLRLLFVEGYRPPSLQRAYFEEYAEQLRALHPHWSAAEIHASASRYVSPPDIAPHSAGAAVDLTLADAEGRELDLGTRMNADPEESEGACYTAAADIGPEARAHRDILGTALTAAGLVNYPTEWWHWSYGDRYWALLSGAECALYGPREADRA